The sequence TGCATTGCTGAGTATCGAACGTCCGATATTGCATGTCGCTCTTAAAGACGAAAGCCTCAGAAACACTTTTGGAACCTCCATTGACGTCAAATATCCCGATGAGGGATTTTCGATTTTGCTGGGAAAAGAGTTGACACAGCTGGGGTTGGACTACATTGCGTACGAAGCGTTGGAACATCCGTGCGAAGCAGATTTTGTGATGGAATTTGATCTCAATATCCAGCATCAGAGCGATATGCGTCTCTTCATCAACAAAGATATCAAATTCATTACCTCCGGTGAACGGGTTTCATTTCCTTCACGTTTTCCTGTCGGAACCGATACCTTGAGTATCGCACACGGTCTGGTTGGGATCAAAGATGAGAAAGGGATGCTGTTTGATCAAATGGGGCGATTCACCTCTGCCTCAACGGTAAAAGTCAATCAGCTCGAAACCGAGACACCGGCGGTTGAATCAAACAACTTTCACACGATGGCCGAAGATGAAGCCTCTTTTATGTCGGTCATTGCGGAACACGGCAAATTCGGAACCAAAGTGGTCGGAGCCTATTTTCAGGAAGAACCCTCATTTTTGTATTATGACGGTAAAAAAGTGATTCGTGTTGTCCCTCCCCATACGTTCAGTGCGGCAGGATTGATCGATCAAATGGCTACTCTGCGTGAGGGCTCGGATCGCTTGGTTGAGAATATCAAAAATAAATTGCCGCATATGTATGAATTGCTTTTGGAGCTCGAACAAAGTGATGCGACTTTGTTTGAAGTGACTGCCATGATTTTGGGCTTGGAAGACAAAAGCTACGAAGGGGTCATGCGAGAAGCTCTGAAATTTATCGGTAAAGGTGGACTCCAAATCGATACCAAAGTCCACGACAATCGATTTAATCACGTCGCCTTTTTATCCAGTATCATCAGCTACCAAATAGCGGGTGTAGATTCAGTATATCTAAGCTATTCTATCTTCGAATCGTTCGGAGACTATTTCAGCGAATTGTTGAATGAAATCAAAGGGAAAACCAAAGCGACGGATATTGTACTCTGCGGCAGTTACTTCGGAGGGCAATCGCTCTATAGCCGGTTGCAGAGAAATTTGAAAGCAACACCTCCGCTGCTGAATGTGAACTATCCGATCGGGAAGGAAAATTGCGTTGTCGGTGGGGTCTTTTTATAATCAAAATGTACGTATCCTAGTTCAAGGATTAGTTCAAGGGGTTGGATTCCGCCCGTTTGTCTACCGAATGGCAAAACAGCATCACATTAAAGGAACCGTTTGCAATACCCCTGAGGGGGTTGTGATCGAGGCTCAGGGGGTATATTGCGATGCGTTCGTAGATGCCCTGCGTACGAATCTTCCCCCAAGAGCCCGTATCGACTCACTGAGTGTCAGTGAGGTAACTGATAGTATTACCTACGATGATTTTGAGATTTTAGAGAGTTTTATGGGAGAGGGGAGCGTCGCTATTCCCTTGGATAGCGCTTTATGCTACGCATGTGAAGCCGAGATGGACGATCCCTCCAACCGCCGCTACCAATACCCCTTTATCAACTGCACCGATTGCGGTCCCCGATATACGATCATCCAAATCCCTCCGTATGATCGGGTACGCACTTCTATGAAACATTTTACGATGTGTCCGGAATGCGAGGCGGAATACACCGATCCCAATTCCCGCCGTTATCATGCCGAACCGATCAGCTGTCCGCAATGCGGTCCGAAGTTGAAAATGATCGATAATCAGGGGAACCTAATCGTGGGCGATCCTCTCGAACTGGCTGTAAAAATGGTGAAAGAGGGGAAAATAATCGCCCTTAAAGGGCTGGGCGGATTTCATTTGATGTGCGATGCCACTTCCGATATCGCCGTGGCTGAATTGCGTCGCCGCAAACATCGCAAGGCCAAACCGCTGGCTGTGATGTTTCGCTCTCTCGAAGATTTGGAACGCTATAGTGAAATTACCGAGGATGAGCGAGCACACATCGCCGGCGCGCTTAAGCCGATCGTGGTCGTACGTGCAAAAAAAGATACGGATCTTTCTCAGTATGTAGCACCTACGATCGATCGGCTAGGGGTTTTTCTCCCGTATACCCCATTGCACCGTCTTCTCTTCGAGCAAATCGATTTTCCGCTTGTCGCGACCAGTGCCAATGTAAGCGATGAACCTATTATTGTCCGAACGGATGAGATCGTGAGCCGATTGGGAAATGTGGTCGATGCCGTTTTGAGCCATGATCGCACTATCATCAACCCTCTCGATGATTCCGTACTTCAAATCGCAGAGGGAAGAGTCGTCATGCTCAGAATGGGTCGAGGGTTCGCACCTCGTACTTTTCCATTGACACAAACGCTTGAACAAAGTGTCATGGCAGTAGGCGCACACCAAAAAAGCGCTATTGCCCTCGGGGTACAAAACAACATGGTGTTGAGCGGACATATCGGTGATTTGGGAAGTGTGGAAGCGGATGGTTATTTTGATCGCACCATCCAAACGTTCAAACGATTTTATGAGACTGAACCCACGGTGATTGCCAGCGATTTACATCCGTTTTACAGTTCGACTCAATATGCCGTTGCCGCAAAGAGAGACCATATTACCGTACAGCATCATTATGCCCATATCCTTGCCTGTATGGCCGAGTACAGTTTGGAAGAAAAAGTGTTGGGATTTGCATTTGACGGGACCGGATACGGAGATGACGGGAACCTTTGGGGCGGTGAAGTCCTGATTGCCGATACGCAT is a genomic window of Sulfuricurvum sp. containing:
- the hypF gene encoding carbamoyltransferase HypF; this translates as MGSFYNQNVRILVQGLVQGVGFRPFVYRMAKQHHIKGTVCNTPEGVVIEAQGVYCDAFVDALRTNLPPRARIDSLSVSEVTDSITYDDFEILESFMGEGSVAIPLDSALCYACEAEMDDPSNRRYQYPFINCTDCGPRYTIIQIPPYDRVRTSMKHFTMCPECEAEYTDPNSRRYHAEPISCPQCGPKLKMIDNQGNLIVGDPLELAVKMVKEGKIIALKGLGGFHLMCDATSDIAVAELRRRKHRKAKPLAVMFRSLEDLERYSEITEDERAHIAGALKPIVVVRAKKDTDLSQYVAPTIDRLGVFLPYTPLHRLLFEQIDFPLVATSANVSDEPIIVRTDEIVSRLGNVVDAVLSHDRTIINPLDDSVLQIAEGRVVMLRMGRGFAPRTFPLTQTLEQSVMAVGAHQKSAIALGVQNNMVLSGHIGDLGSVEADGYFDRTIQTFKRFYETEPTVIASDLHPFYSSTQYAVAAKRDHITVQHHYAHILACMAEYSLEEKVLGFAFDGTGYGDDGNLWGGEVLIADTHGYERIGFLKPFALLGGDKAIKEPRRIALSLLFDSYTLEEVLELKTPTTEAFLPHEIRTLHHMWQKNINAPLSSSMGRLFDAVASLGGFIQTLDYEGQGGMIMESFVDESITQPFEFSVEEGAVDLSDMVKEIIILIAEADSKRLIASRFIATVEAIMLRFAALHPELPIVIGGGVFQNRALMERLYHRFGNGAFYAQQQTPINDGSIALGQLYYIIHNTKGKE